The genomic segment GCCTCCGGGCAAGAGGCCGTCGACCCCGGCCCTGGAGACCTCGAAACGCCCGCGCCGCCGCCCACCCCCGAGTCGCGCCGCAACGTTCGCCGGCTCGAGGCAGCCCGCCGGGAGGTCGGAGCCTTCGAGCCGCGTAACGCCTACCAGGCCGAGCTCCGGACGGTGCTGTTCGCGATCATGGATCACATGTCCCGTCTGGCCCTCTCCGGGAGGACGTCCCGGAAGCACTGCGAGCCCGGCGAGGAGGCGGATTGCGAGCGGTGGTGGGCAGTTCTCGAGGTCTAGCGCACAGTCCTGGCCGCGCCCGAAATGGCGGCGGCCAGCGCGCGCACCGTGCTGCCGAAAGTGCTCGAGCTGGAGCACCGCCAGCTCACCGAGCGGCGCCTGGAGTGGGCTCTGGGGCGCCGCAAGCGCAAGACGCGGGCCAGGAAGAAGAAGCGGAAGAAGAAACGGCGGCGGCGCAGGAAGAGGAAGCGGCGCTCGCGCAAGCCTCGAACCAACAGTCAGCAAGGGAACCGAACATGAGAAGAAAAGCCGTGGCCCGACGCCTCAAGACCATCACCCGACTGCGCTCCTTCCTCCTCGCTTCCCGCGACTTTCTCTACCGCGGCCTCACCCGCCGGCCGGCCCGACAGCTCTCGGGAATGGGAATCGAAGTCTAGAGCTACTAGCTCTCAGCCAAATCGGTGTCTTGTGGCCGCAAGAGGCTCTCTTCAGCCTCCCTCGCTCTACGGCGACCCTCCGGGACGTCGACGAAGGCAAGAATCAAAGCACCGCCCGCGAAGAAAACAATCACGGAGAGGATTGCCCCGCGCATCGAGCCTGTTGCCCAGATGAAGGCGCTGAAGATCGCTGGGCCAAAGATTCCAGCGAACTTCTCGAAAACCGAGAAAAAGCCAAAAAACTCCGCCGCTTTGTGTTTGGGGACCATCGAAGCGAAGAGAGATCGGGAAAGAGCTTGCGCCCCGCCCTGCACCGAACCCACCATGAAAGCGATCACGTAGAATTCTCTCGCGCTGTTCATGTTATAGGCGACGATACTAACCCCGATGAAGACGGCCAGTGCCAACAGAATCGAGCGCTTGGGGCCGATCTTGCCGGCTAGGGCGCCGAAGAGGAGAGCGAAAGGAACGCCTACAATCTGGACCATGACGATACCCAGAAAAATATGTTTCTCGGGTATGCCTCGAGAGATCGCATAAATACCCGACATTCGGACCACCGTGCCGATGCCGTCGTTGTAGACCAATACCGCCACCAACATCCTGAATGCCTGCCGGTAGCTCCCTCTGAGCTCCCTGAAGGTCTCGGAGAGGCGACGGAAGGCAATGCCAACTATGTTCGACGCGTTGCTTTCGTCGGATTCGATCTCGCGCGGGGGCTCTGGGACACCGCGAAAAAGCGGCAACGAGAAAACTCCCCACCACAAGGCAACGGCGACAAAGCCAAAGCGAGTGGCGAGAGCTTTGTCGCTAAACCCGAACATCTCATGGTTGTTAATCAATAGTAAATTAAAAAGCAGAAGGATAACGCTCCCGATGTAGCCTAGCGCAAAGCCGGCGGTTGAAACACGGTCGATTTCCCTGTTGCTCGCAATATGAGGAAGCAGCGAGTCGTAAAAAACCATGCTTATGGCCACTGCGATATTGCCCAAAGCAAACAGGATGCCTGCAAGAAACCAGTCTCCTCGACCAATGAAGTACATTGCAGCAGTTGCGGCAACACCCAAGGTGACGAAGAAGGCCATCATGCGCTTGCGCAATGCCAGGTAATCGGCAAAGGCGCCGAGAATCGGTGCAGCCACCGCCACAACAGAAAGCGCCACGGTCGTAAACAGCGCGAATATCAACGAAGCCCTTTCCGGGTCAAGGGCTGCGGCCGCTTCAGATTGGAAAAAGAGCGGGAATACCGAAGTTACAATAATCAAAAAGAAGGCTGAGTTGGCCCAGTCGTACATTGCCCAAGCACGGAGCTCCGGCCGATCAAGGCCAATACGTTTTAAGAGTCCTTGCGGCAGTTGAATTTTCATAGAAGTACCTCGCTGCTTCGTTTGGACGCCGCTCTCACTAGCGAAGAATCTCGTTGAGGATGCCCCGGTCTTCCGGGTGATCTGCCCGTACCGTACTTCTGTATAGCCGAGATCTCTCTGAGTCGTTTCGCCGCGACGGCTGATCCGGAGACTCTTAAGGCTGCTCGAGGCGGCGCAGTGCGTCCCGGCGAATGGGATTCGAGACTCAGATACGGGCCGCAAGGCTCAGAAAAGCTCATCGAGAGTCACCTACTCCTGGTTCAACTGGACGGACGAGACGCGGGTCGCTAGACTACGCTATCTGCTGAAGAGTCCGCAAGGCCACCTGATCGGCGGAGCATCTTCCCATCCACCAGCTGCAGATCTAGCTCGTGCATGAGATCCTAGTGCTTGGAGGCCACCGAGATGATAGTTACTCCTCCAGACTCAGCTCTTCCAGACTCACTCGTAGCCCAGTTCCGCGACGAAGAGACCGACGTCTGGGTACGGGCCTCGATCAGGATCGGGCAACGGGGCCGACAGGCCGAGCCGATTCTTCATGAGTTTCTCTCCACGACAGCGAATCTCCACGCGCATCGCCATGCCTGGTGCGTCCTGGCCGCCTACCTCGACACGATGACCGACGAGGTACTGCCGAGCCTCAGGCTCGTAGTCAAACGGAAGCAGGCGAGTGGTGGCGCGAACGATGTCGTCGCGGAGATAGCTCCATCAGACTATGTGTCCGGGTGGCTCTCGAGCCTGGTACTCGAGGGAGTTCGCCGTGATCCTGATCTGACCCTCGGGGAACTGACACGGCTACGTACCTTCGGCGACCTTCGCGAGGAACGCCTCCAATCGCTGATGCGTCGCCTCGAGAGGGTTCAGGGCAACGAAAAGGCAGTCGCTCAAGTACGCCTTGCGGCGGAGTTGTGGCAAAACGATCTGACTATAGCCTCGGACGAAAGAATCAACCTGGGAGGCAGCCTACCCTGGGACATCTGGATAGCGGCATCGTTCATCGCCGGTGCCACGCCAGATCTGATGGAGCGGCTGGGAGTGCCTTTGGACCTATTGCTTCGAGCACTCATCGGTTTGGCAGCCGAGGGGGGTGAGCGACTGGCTTTTGTCGCCAACGTTCCAAGACTCCTCAGTCGCTTGGTGTCCGGAGACCCTGTCGCAGTCTCATTCGGAGAGTTACTCGTAGCGAACGTACCGCAGCCTCAGAAGATCGAAGACCACTGGATAAACTACGTCGACGATCTGATGGCGTGGGTCATGTCGGTGGACTCTTCTTTGTACCATCGCCTCACGAAAGCAATTGTCGGGTGCGTTTCAGCCGAGACCAGGCCACTCATGGAGACCTGGTTTAGAGAAAGAAGCGAAAGCAGTGCGATAAACCTCGCCAGGCAGACACGGGACCGTTTCTGCGACACGCTCTGCTGGCGTGAGTTGACCCAAAGGCAGCAAGGGGACCTCGCTGTCTTTTGCCATGTCATGCAGCGGCCTCGAGTGGACTCGGCTTGCGAGCGTTTCACGCTATCGCATCGGATACAGTTGACCTATGAGCTCATCCAGCGGTGGAGAACCGCGAACCCTGAAGTCGTACTGGCTCTTGTTCGCCTCTTCAAGAGACTTCTTTATGAAGAGATCCGTCCTGGAAGGCAAACTTCGAGTAGAATTCGTCGTCATCAGATATATCTGATCCGGTCGCTGGTTACCGATTGGAATCTTCGGGGGACCTTGCCGAAAGACCTTGCCACATCAGCGACCCGCGTGCTTGTAGGTGCTTACCGAGACGCAGAGCAGAACAGTCGCTCCCAAGCAGCTTATCTCGACCTCCTCTACACTTTGCTGAGTGCACTCCCGGAATCCTCCCTGGTCAGGGAGATGCACCTGTACGCTCAACAGGAAGCAGTGGAGCGCGACCTACAGCAGTTAGCGGATTCTTTGGACGAGATGAAGATAGCTCAAAGTAGCGAGCGCCGGTTCGCTGCGTATCAGAGTTACTTGGATTCAGTCTTTCTCGAGAGTAGGGGGGCGACGATTCCAGATCCGGCCGCACTGAGAAGATTAGTCGGCCTGCTGGCGCGAGAGAGCCCAGGACAGCAACTCGGGGAAGCCGAGAAGGCCGCTCTCTCGTGGCTCCTCGAGAAACACCAGCGGTGGATTCTGGAAAGGGATGCGGGATTTCTCACGAGGCGATCCAAGAGTTTCGAGTACGAGTTGAATTGTGAATCGGAAAGCAGGACCTCTCTTCTTGTTGAGAACATCGGAGCCATTCTTGCGTCCCTTGCGACGCGGGATAAGATCTCAGCCGAAGAGACCGCGAATCCTGCGGCAGTACTCGATTCTCTTCGTGGAACTTTTCCCATCTTTCGAAGCCTCCAGGAAAAATGCCGCGCGGCGCTTCCCCTTGCGGAACGAGAGCTTGTCACACTTGAGCTCAACGCCAAGGTCCGCAAGTTTGAGGAACGGGTCGAGGTTCTGACCGCGGTGATTGATGAGGAGAACGAAGAACGAGCGAAAATGGTTGTCAATAAGCAAGAGCCGTCGGACGGGGCTTGCGGACGATTGGTGAGTAACTGGATGCTCCGTCGTTACATGCTGCGGGAGTTGGCGCCGGAGAAGGCATGGCTTATCACTCGGCTGCTTGATTGGCGCTTTGTGCTGAGTTGGATCCTGTTGCCATTCCTCGCCTCCGGAGTCATTCTGCACCTACTAGATTCGGGAATGGACAGCCGGCAAGCCCAATTATTTCTTTCCCTACCGTTTCTGTTGATAGTTGGACTTAATGTATGCGCATATTGGGCATACTTTGCTTCAATGCCTGAATATCTTCCCGGGGGAGTGCCCCGGGCCTCTCTGCTCGTCCCGCAAATGGTTGGCGCCTTGTTTCTAGGCGTCGTCCAGTC from the bacterium genome contains:
- a CDS encoding MFS transporter; this encodes MKIQLPQGLLKRIGLDRPELRAWAMYDWANSAFFLIIVTSVFPLFFQSEAAAALDPERASLIFALFTTVALSVVAVAAPILGAFADYLALRKRMMAFFVTLGVAATAAMYFIGRGDWFLAGILFALGNIAVAISMVFYDSLLPHIASNREIDRVSTAGFALGYIGSVILLLFNLLLINNHEMFGFSDKALATRFGFVAVALWWGVFSLPLFRGVPEPPREIESDESNASNIVGIAFRRLSETFRELRGSYRQAFRMLVAVLVYNDGIGTVVRMSGIYAISRGIPEKHIFLGIVMVQIVGVPFALLFGALAGKIGPKRSILLALAVFIGVSIVAYNMNSAREFYVIAFMVGSVQGGAQALSRSLFASMVPKHKAAEFFGFFSVFEKFAGIFGPAIFSAFIWATGSMRGAILSVIVFFAGGALILAFVDVPEGRRRAREAEESLLRPQDTDLAES